One part of the Natrinema salinisoli genome encodes these proteins:
- a CDS encoding alpha-ketoacid dehydrogenase subunit beta, producing the protein MTREITYVEAIAEAIDEELERDDDVILFGEDVEEFGGNFGETEGLYKKHGRDRVRNTPLSEIGIAGMALGAAVGGIRPVAELQFADFAATAGDEVFNQIPKQPYVSGGQIEAPLTIFAPSGAGIGAGAQHSQSVHSWLGNVPGWVVVTATTPYDAKGLFKSAIRDDNPVFFLPHKMLSETKGEVPDEEYTLPLGEAAVEEDGEDVTVVATQLMFHRAKEAAAEVDADVEIVNPRTFAPLDTETIAESVRKTGRLVVVDETVERYGTQGHIANEIVENDFFSLDAPPKTIGVKDIPIPLSPPLEQEALPSADRIADGIESLF; encoded by the coding sequence ATGACACGAGAAATCACGTACGTCGAGGCGATTGCGGAGGCGATCGACGAGGAACTCGAGCGAGACGACGACGTCATTCTGTTCGGCGAGGACGTCGAGGAGTTCGGCGGCAACTTCGGTGAGACGGAGGGGCTGTACAAGAAGCACGGCCGCGATCGCGTCCGTAACACGCCGCTCTCGGAGATCGGCATCGCCGGCATGGCTCTCGGTGCGGCCGTCGGCGGGATTCGGCCCGTCGCCGAACTCCAGTTTGCCGACTTCGCTGCGACGGCCGGTGACGAAGTGTTCAACCAGATCCCGAAACAGCCCTACGTCAGCGGCGGCCAGATCGAAGCACCGCTCACGATCTTCGCTCCGTCTGGTGCCGGTATCGGTGCGGGCGCACAACACTCACAGTCCGTCCACTCTTGGCTCGGGAACGTCCCGGGATGGGTCGTCGTCACCGCGACGACGCCCTACGACGCGAAGGGCCTGTTCAAAAGCGCTATCCGGGACGATAATCCGGTCTTTTTCCTCCCCCACAAGATGCTGAGCGAGACCAAAGGTGAAGTGCCCGACGAGGAGTATACGCTCCCGCTCGGGGAAGCCGCGGTCGAGGAGGACGGAGAGGACGTCACCGTCGTCGCGACCCAACTCATGTTCCACCGCGCGAAGGAAGCCGCTGCCGAGGTCGACGCCGACGTAGAGATCGTCAACCCGCGGACGTTCGCCCCGCTCGACACCGAAACCATTGCCGAGAGCGTTCGGAAGACAGGGCGACTGGTCGTCGTCGACGAGACCGTCGAGCGATACGGGACGCAAGGACACATTGCGAACGAGATCGTCGAGAACGACTTCTTCAGCCTCGACGCACCGCCGAAGACGATCGGCGTGAAGGACATCCCGATCCCGCTGAGTCCACCCCTCGAGCAGGAAGCGCTCCCCTCCGCCGACCGCATCGCGGACGGGATCGAATCGCTCTTCTAA
- a CDS encoding 2-oxo acid dehydrogenase subunit E2, with protein MVDVVRIPKLGLSDYGDLVAWETDTGNRVERGDVVAVLESDKASAEIEAPESGVLLEQYVEEGEEIAIEVGKPLAVIGEEGEAVPSLAELEDDGESDEGPAGAGEAASNTGTGSGDDVAANGGAATPDVKATPRAKRRANEADVDLAEIDGTGPQDAVTEGDIEDFLESGDGAPAEGSDESDADAASATDIKATPRAKRRAEEDGVELSRIDGTGPQGAITESDVEAVASGADADRSDASATASDETTADGLTVTEARTLTGARKTIAERLSRSAREKPHVMGTRDIGIERLEEVKDRLEEKGVDVSLNDLILHFVGRTLEDLPEFNAHFEDDDHRLIDEVNVGYAVDSERGLMVPVIDDVPNRDLEELASERRRLVEAVLENEHSSSDLQGGTFTVTNVGVFDMDVSYSIINPPQVAILALGRRKQIPVERDGDVEFERAITFSLTIDHRVLDGADSGAFLERLAEYLEYPGRAFDAV; from the coding sequence ATGGTAGACGTAGTGCGAATTCCGAAGCTGGGGCTGAGTGACTACGGCGATCTCGTCGCCTGGGAGACTGATACGGGCAATCGCGTCGAGAGGGGCGACGTCGTCGCCGTCCTCGAGTCGGATAAGGCCAGCGCCGAAATCGAGGCCCCCGAAAGCGGAGTCCTGCTCGAACAGTACGTCGAGGAAGGCGAAGAGATCGCTATCGAAGTGGGGAAGCCCCTCGCGGTGATCGGTGAAGAGGGAGAGGCGGTACCGTCGCTGGCGGAACTCGAGGACGACGGAGAGAGCGACGAGGGGCCGGCGGGAGCCGGTGAGGCGGCATCGAATACGGGTACCGGATCCGGCGACGATGTGGCAGCCAACGGTGGCGCGGCGACTCCAGACGTCAAGGCGACGCCGCGGGCCAAGCGTCGCGCCAACGAAGCAGACGTAGATCTGGCGGAAATCGACGGGACCGGGCCCCAGGATGCAGTCACCGAAGGCGATATCGAGGACTTCCTCGAGAGTGGCGACGGAGCACCGGCGGAGGGCAGCGACGAGTCCGACGCTGACGCCGCGTCCGCGACGGACATTAAGGCGACGCCGCGGGCCAAGCGTCGTGCCGAGGAGGACGGCGTCGAGTTGTCCCGGATCGACGGGACGGGCCCACAGGGAGCGATCACCGAGAGTGATGTCGAAGCGGTCGCGAGCGGTGCCGACGCCGACCGGTCCGACGCGTCGGCGACCGCGAGCGACGAGACGACCGCTGACGGACTCACCGTGACGGAAGCGCGGACGCTCACCGGCGCACGGAAAACGATCGCGGAGCGCCTGAGCCGGAGCGCTCGAGAGAAACCCCACGTCATGGGGACGCGTGATATCGGCATCGAGCGCCTCGAGGAAGTCAAGGACCGACTCGAGGAGAAAGGGGTCGACGTCTCGCTAAACGATCTCATCCTCCACTTCGTCGGCCGAACGCTCGAGGACCTCCCCGAGTTCAACGCGCACTTCGAGGACGACGACCACCGCCTCATCGACGAGGTCAACGTCGGCTACGCGGTCGACAGCGAGCGAGGACTCATGGTACCGGTGATCGACGACGTACCGAATCGCGACCTCGAGGAGCTGGCGTCCGAGCGGCGACGGCTCGTCGAGGCAGTCCTCGAGAACGAACACTCGTCGTCTGATCTTCAGGGAGGAACCTTCACCGTCACCAACGTCGGTGTCTTCGACATGGACGTCTCCTATTCGATCATCAATCCTCCTCAAGTAGCGATCCTCGCACTCGGTCGACGCAAGCAAATTCCCGTCGAGCGCGACGGTGACGTCGAATTCGAGCGGGCGATCACGTTCAGTCTCACGATCGATCACCGCGTGCTTGACGGGGCCGACTCGGGCGCATTCCTCGAACGCCTCGCCGAGTACCTCGAGTACCCCGGACGAGCGTTCGACGCCGTGTGA
- a CDS encoding LLM class flavin-dependent oxidoreductase, producing MKFGGFVATDSVADATEYARSLERWGWDTLWAIDSQQLYTDLYVTLTACAVETDELTLAPGITNPKSRHPSVTANAIASLDHVADGRTVLGIGAGDSAVYSVGEQPATVDELAESAEKLRRLLRGEEVTFGGEPFRLESRQRDGTVYVAAEGPTTLRMAGEVADGVIFGGGPNPDTVENLGLANIREGAERAGRSLGDLDIVTLAPTCVAETRAEAVEKLKPVIEPIAYHNFSFSVEDAPSEVRDDLRSLVDAHDMQEHGDEAAAALDDIGDEVWEYLGDRFAIAGPPKACRERLRALDDLGVDHVMCLFPPERTAENERFHEKVLADADLGPA from the coding sequence ATGAAGTTCGGAGGATTCGTTGCCACCGATTCGGTCGCCGACGCGACCGAGTACGCCCGTTCGCTCGAGCGGTGGGGCTGGGATACGCTCTGGGCAATCGACTCCCAGCAGCTCTACACCGACCTCTACGTCACGCTCACGGCGTGTGCGGTGGAAACCGACGAACTGACGCTCGCACCCGGAATCACCAACCCCAAGAGTCGGCATCCCTCCGTGACGGCAAACGCGATCGCCTCGCTCGATCACGTCGCCGACGGGCGAACAGTCTTAGGGATCGGCGCGGGCGACAGCGCCGTCTACTCGGTCGGCGAGCAACCGGCCACCGTCGACGAACTCGCAGAGAGCGCCGAGAAGCTCCGACGGCTACTCCGCGGCGAGGAAGTCACGTTCGGCGGCGAACCGTTCCGTCTCGAGTCGCGGCAGCGAGACGGCACCGTCTACGTCGCCGCCGAGGGACCGACGACGCTTCGAATGGCCGGCGAGGTGGCCGACGGCGTCATTTTCGGCGGCGGGCCGAACCCCGACACGGTCGAGAACCTCGGATTGGCGAACATCCGAGAGGGTGCCGAGCGGGCCGGGCGGTCACTCGGCGATCTCGACATCGTGACGCTCGCCCCGACCTGCGTGGCCGAGACGCGGGCCGAGGCGGTAGAGAAGCTCAAGCCGGTCATCGAACCGATCGCCTATCACAACTTCAGCTTCTCCGTCGAGGACGCGCCGAGCGAGGTTCGCGACGATCTGCGCTCGCTCGTCGACGCCCACGACATGCAGGAGCACGGCGACGAAGCGGCCGCGGCGCTGGACGACATCGGCGACGAGGTGTGGGAGTACCTCGGTGACCGCTTCGCGATCGCAGGGCCGCCGAAGGCGTGTCGCGAGCGCCTGCGAGCGCTCGACGACCTCGGCGTCGATCACGTGATGTGTCTGTTTCCGCCCGAACGGACCGCTGAGAACGAGCGATTCCACGAGAAGGTCCTCGCCGACGCCGACCTCGGTCCTGCCTGA
- a CDS encoding hydantoinase B/oxoprolinase family protein, which yields MSTTDDTDATESADLETQVLWNRLQATADEMYDAAERLAYSFSIREAADASTAVMTADGNAIGLSDQSVPVLSGALSRTTRIILEDHFPPETLEPGDTIITNDPWIGGGHLSDVVVLNPVFHDGDLVGITGSLGHTDDVGGNRGGWSTDAEQVYEEGILIPPTKLYEGGERNDAIDNIIRSNVRIPHQALGDLEALRSGNTVGEERVREIVDDRGKETFDRVAEEVIDRTERALREELADLPDGTYEDSTEFTVAEHDLTIQVAVTIDGDDLEVDFDGTSAQVDAGLNCPFGNIVTVTEYIVKCMLVPDLPNAEGFFRPIEVTAPEGSILNCDRPVATMARHLTYSHAEDALIRALGQVIPESALSEMAGIQLAPFSGADENGEEFIAVGGTAGGFPPSAHNDGIPGVYFPYNGQNTPIEMFERYSPLRWEETALVPDTEGAGEHRSGPAMRTSYHNPTDGPVYFALTSGRADRDPSGFRGGKSGKRATTASSSDDKEIPPNGPGVLEPGETVTLVSATPGGYGDPEDRDSEAVEADVERGLITEERAREVYGYEPDDS from the coding sequence ATGAGCACGACAGACGACACCGACGCGACCGAATCGGCCGACTTAGAGACGCAAGTGCTGTGGAACCGACTCCAAGCCACCGCGGACGAGATGTACGACGCCGCCGAGCGGCTCGCCTACTCCTTCTCCATCAGGGAGGCGGCCGACGCCTCGACGGCGGTCATGACCGCCGACGGGAACGCGATCGGCCTCTCGGACCAATCGGTTCCCGTCCTGTCCGGCGCGCTGTCGCGAACGACGCGGATCATCCTCGAGGACCACTTCCCGCCGGAGACGCTGGAACCGGGCGATACCATCATCACGAACGATCCCTGGATCGGTGGCGGCCACCTGTCGGACGTGGTCGTCCTGAACCCCGTCTTCCACGACGGAGACCTCGTCGGGATCACTGGGAGCCTCGGCCACACCGACGACGTGGGCGGGAACCGCGGCGGTTGGTCGACCGACGCCGAACAGGTCTACGAGGAAGGCATCTTGATCCCGCCCACGAAGCTCTACGAGGGCGGCGAGCGAAACGACGCGATCGACAACATCATCCGGAGTAACGTCCGCATTCCGCATCAGGCTCTCGGCGATCTCGAGGCGCTCCGGTCGGGCAACACCGTCGGCGAGGAACGCGTTCGCGAGATCGTCGACGACCGGGGCAAGGAGACGTTCGACCGTGTCGCCGAGGAGGTCATCGATCGAACCGAGCGTGCGCTCCGTGAGGAACTCGCCGACCTTCCGGACGGCACCTACGAGGACTCGACCGAATTCACCGTCGCCGAGCACGACCTCACCATTCAGGTCGCCGTGACGATCGACGGGGACGACCTCGAGGTCGACTTCGACGGCACGTCCGCGCAGGTCGACGCCGGCCTCAACTGTCCGTTCGGGAACATCGTCACGGTCACCGAGTACATCGTGAAGTGTATGCTCGTCCCGGACCTGCCGAACGCCGAGGGGTTCTTCCGCCCGATCGAGGTGACTGCGCCGGAGGGGTCGATCCTCAACTGCGACCGGCCGGTGGCGACGATGGCTCGACACCTCACTTACTCGCACGCGGAGGACGCGCTCATCCGCGCGCTCGGTCAGGTAATCCCCGAATCGGCGCTCTCGGAAATGGCCGGCATCCAGCTCGCGCCGTTCTCGGGTGCTGACGAGAACGGCGAGGAGTTCATCGCCGTCGGCGGGACGGCGGGCGGATTCCCACCGAGCGCTCACAACGACGGGATCCCGGGCGTCTACTTCCCCTACAACGGACAGAACACCCCTATCGAGATGTTCGAGCGCTACAGTCCCCTCCGGTGGGAGGAGACCGCCTTGGTTCCCGACACTGAGGGCGCCGGCGAACACCGTTCCGGACCGGCCATGCGGACGTCGTACCACAACCCGACGGACGGACCGGTGTACTTCGCGCTCACGTCCGGCCGGGCCGACCGCGACCCGTCGGGCTTCCGCGGCGGCAAGTCCGGCAAGCGAGCGACAACCGCCTCCTCGAGCGACGATAAAGAGATTCCGCCGAACGGGCCCGGAGTGCTCGAGCCCGGCGAAACTGTCACGCTCGTTTCGGCGACGCCCGGCGGATACGGCGACCCTGAGGACCGCGACTCTGAGGCCGTCGAAGCCGATGTCGAGCGGGGGTTGATCACCGAAGAACGCGCCCGCGAGGTCTACGGCTACGAGCCCGATGACTCATGA
- a CDS encoding hydantoinase/oxoprolinase family protein: protein MYTLGMDIGGTFTDFTLVDRESGEVTVDKEPTTPANPAEGALTGAHRILDENGVGFEELDTVIHGTTLVSNTLIEGTGATTGLLTTEGTRDILELRRGSRYDMFDWEMEYPDPLVPRQRRLELSERLNDDGEVVEPLDRDEVRERTRTLVEDHDVDSVAISLLHSYESDEHEQIVADVIADEYPDLNVSLSSEVVPVIREYERTSTTVINAYVAPVVADYLEFLQSELESDGFAGEVYMMTSSGGIVDVRTAKAEPICLVESGPAAGVLASRIFGETHGNDDVFSFDMGGTTAKGSIVEDGDVRMKYEADVARVHRFKEGSGYDLVSPLIDLTEIGAGGGSIASVNDVGLIEVGPESSGSDPGPICYNQGGDDPTVTDASLLLGYLNPENFYGGRMDLAAEKTESIFGEELADPLDVSVTEAAWRVFEVVNENMATAFRRYAASRGLDTRGLSMTALGGAGPSHAFRVARKLDIDEVVCPYGAGVGSSIGLTEAPRMYEASSTSQAVLETLSAEDFERQFASLREEAASVLERAGIDPNETETSLSLDMRHVDQGHEIKVPLGGRDIDDVTPDIAREAFERTYEETFNRETLEFPVEVLTYRLELSESDRDAETSRLVVPDGESAEPDSRDVYFGGEHGSVATDVYGWDELTPDESIDGPVVVEADQTTVVADPDSTLTVADNYDITIEL, encoded by the coding sequence ATGTACACACTTGGCATGGACATCGGCGGCACCTTCACGGACTTCACGCTAGTCGATCGGGAGTCCGGCGAAGTCACCGTCGACAAGGAGCCGACGACGCCGGCCAACCCGGCGGAGGGAGCGCTAACTGGCGCCCATCGAATTCTCGACGAGAACGGCGTCGGGTTCGAGGAACTCGACACCGTCATCCACGGCACGACGTTGGTCTCGAACACGCTCATCGAAGGCACCGGCGCGACGACGGGGCTGCTGACGACGGAGGGAACACGCGATATACTCGAACTGCGACGCGGGTCGCGCTATGATATGTTCGACTGGGAGATGGAGTACCCCGATCCGCTGGTACCCCGTCAGCGCCGTCTCGAGTTGAGCGAGCGCCTGAACGACGATGGCGAGGTCGTCGAACCTCTCGACCGTGACGAGGTCCGCGAACGGACGCGAACGCTGGTCGAGGACCACGACGTCGATTCCGTCGCCATCTCGCTGCTGCACTCCTACGAGTCCGACGAGCACGAGCAGATCGTGGCGGACGTCATCGCGGACGAGTACCCCGACCTGAACGTCTCGCTGTCGTCGGAGGTCGTCCCCGTCATCAGGGAGTACGAGCGGACGTCGACTACAGTTATCAACGCCTACGTCGCGCCCGTGGTGGCTGACTACCTCGAGTTCCTCCAGTCGGAACTCGAGTCGGACGGGTTCGCGGGCGAGGTCTACATGATGACGTCGTCGGGCGGTATCGTCGACGTGCGAACGGCGAAGGCGGAGCCGATTTGCCTCGTCGAGTCCGGGCCGGCCGCGGGCGTGCTCGCCTCGCGCATCTTCGGCGAGACCCACGGCAACGACGACGTGTTCTCGTTCGACATGGGCGGAACCACGGCGAAGGGGTCGATCGTCGAGGACGGCGACGTGCGGATGAAGTACGAGGCCGACGTCGCTCGCGTCCACCGGTTCAAGGAGGGGAGCGGCTACGACCTCGTCTCGCCGCTGATTGACCTGACGGAGATCGGTGCCGGCGGGGGCTCGATCGCGTCCGTGAACGACGTCGGACTCATCGAGGTCGGTCCGGAGTCGTCCGGGTCTGATCCCGGCCCGATCTGTTACAATCAGGGCGGTGACGATCCGACGGTGACGGACGCCTCGCTGTTACTCGGCTATCTCAATCCCGAGAATTTCTACGGCGGACGAATGGATCTGGCCGCAGAAAAGACCGAGTCCATCTTCGGCGAGGAACTCGCCGACCCGCTGGACGTGTCGGTCACAGAGGCGGCGTGGCGCGTGTTCGAGGTCGTCAACGAGAACATGGCGACGGCGTTCCGACGCTACGCCGCTTCCCGCGGCCTCGATACGCGCGGGCTTTCGATGACCGCGCTCGGCGGCGCCGGGCCCTCACACGCGTTCCGAGTCGCCCGCAAACTCGATATCGACGAAGTCGTCTGCCCGTACGGCGCGGGCGTCGGCTCCTCGATCGGGCTCACCGAAGCGCCCCGCATGTACGAGGCCAGTTCGACGAGTCAGGCCGTCCTCGAGACGCTGTCCGCCGAGGACTTCGAACGGCAGTTCGCGTCCCTCCGCGAGGAGGCCGCGTCCGTTCTCGAGCGGGCCGGCATCGACCCGAATGAGACCGAGACGTCGCTCAGCCTCGACATGCGCCACGTCGACCAGGGACACGAGATCAAGGTCCCACTCGGGGGACGCGACATCGACGACGTGACGCCCGACATCGCCCGCGAGGCCTTCGAGCGGACGTACGAGGAGACATTCAACCGGGAAACCCTGGAGTTCCCCGTCGAAGTCCTCACCTACCGGCTCGAACTCAGCGAGAGCGACCGCGACGCCGAGACCTCACGACTCGTCGTACCCGACGGCGAGAGCGCTGAACCGGACAGCCGCGACGTCTACTTCGGCGGCGAGCACGGCAGCGTCGCGACCGACGTCTATGGCTGGGACGAACTGACGCCTGACGAATCGATCGACGGTCCCGTCGTCGTCGAGGCCGATCAGACGACGGTCGTGGCGGACCCCGACTCGACGCTGACCGTGGCAGACAACTACGACATCACCATCGAACTATGA
- a CDS encoding phosphotransferase family protein has product MTEFSADTLSRYLSGTVADSEVSVDDIVAHTEGWSRDTVSFTARYREGGDDVSERLVLRAENELQHDIDTASLPGNDIQTEYETLVASQDAPVPVPRVRWFDADGGPFERGLFVMEHLEGEPPITWDPRDRRELYDAWDSPDRSLPDRFVDAAAGVHSIDGAAVPGIDDVPPDEVVSREIDRWEELYRSAELKREPAVEEAIRWFRTNKPTVPETTLIHGDFRIGNALVDDDRITGLLDWEFARVGDPLFDLGYASTRYFAGKLVEPIERPELACSLLEREWFYDEYERRTGRTVDRERVRYWQAFSAFVMLTICCWGANQYETGASDDVRNAWFQYPVPGLIEDLLAIIEDDRL; this is encoded by the coding sequence ATGACGGAGTTCTCCGCTGACACGCTTTCGAGGTACCTCTCCGGCACGGTCGCTGACAGTGAGGTGTCTGTCGACGATATCGTCGCGCACACCGAGGGGTGGTCTCGAGACACGGTCTCGTTCACTGCTCGGTACCGCGAGGGCGGCGACGATGTCTCCGAACGTCTGGTTCTCCGAGCGGAGAACGAACTACAACACGATATCGATACGGCGTCGCTCCCCGGGAACGACATCCAGACGGAGTACGAAACCCTCGTCGCGAGCCAAGACGCACCCGTTCCGGTTCCGCGAGTCCGCTGGTTCGACGCGGATGGCGGACCATTCGAGCGCGGCCTCTTTGTCATGGAGCACCTCGAGGGAGAGCCGCCGATCACGTGGGATCCGCGAGATCGGCGGGAACTGTACGACGCGTGGGATTCACCGGACAGGTCCCTTCCGGACCGCTTCGTCGACGCCGCCGCGGGCGTCCACTCGATCGACGGGGCGGCAGTGCCGGGGATCGATGACGTACCACCGGACGAGGTGGTCTCCCGCGAGATCGACCGCTGGGAGGAACTCTACCGGTCTGCCGAATTGAAACGAGAACCGGCAGTCGAGGAGGCGATCCGCTGGTTCCGCACAAACAAGCCGACAGTTCCCGAAACGACGCTTATCCACGGCGATTTCCGGATCGGCAACGCCCTCGTCGACGACGATCGGATCACCGGCCTGCTCGACTGGGAGTTCGCCCGCGTCGGCGATCCGCTATTCGACCTGGGCTACGCGAGCACCCGGTACTTCGCCGGCAAGCTCGTCGAGCCGATCGAGCGGCCCGAACTCGCCTGTTCGCTGCTCGAGCGGGAATGGTTCTACGACGAGTACGAACGCCGGACGGGGCGGACCGTTGACCGCGAGCGCGTTCGCTACTGGCAGGCATTCTCGGCGTTCGTCATGCTCACCATCTGCTGTTGGGGCGCCAACCAGTACGAGACCGGCGCGAGCGACGACGTCCGCAACGCCTGGTTCCAGTACCCCGTTCCGGGGCTGATCGAGGACCTGCTCGCGATCATCGAAGACGACCGCCTCTGA